One genomic region from Anopheles bellator chromosome 2, idAnoBellAS_SP24_06.2, whole genome shotgun sequence encodes:
- the LOC131212593 gene encoding PRL-1 phosphatase isoform X1 translates to MTTLIMRQKDIRPAPARIEFKGMKFLITDRPSDVNILPYIAELKKHNVSVVVRVCEPSYKIEELANQGITVRDLAFEDGTFPPNEIVVEWFEILKQNFLYRFQEDPEACVAVHCVAGLGRAPVLVALALIELGLKYEAAVELIRDKRRGAINAKQLSYLEKYKPKSRLKHKNGHKNSCCVQ, encoded by the exons ATGACAACCCTCATCATGCGTCAGAAGGACATCAGACCAGCACCGGCTCGGATTGAGTTTAAGGGAATGAAATTCCTGATTACCGATCGGCCATCTGACGTTAATATTCTTCCTTACATTGCT GAACTGAAGAAACATAACGTGTCGGTAGTGGTTCGCGTCTGCGAGCCAAGTTATAAGATCGAGGAGCTGGCCAATCAAGGCATTACCGTGCGAGACTTAGCATTTGAGGACGGCACCTTCCCACCGAATGAGATCGTGGTGGAATGGTTCGAAATTCTGAAGCAAAA CTTTCTCTACAGGTTTCAAGAGGATCCGGAGGCATGCGTTGCGGTACATTGTGTGGCAGGTCTCGGTCGGGCACCGGTTCTGGTGGCACTAGCTTTGATTGAATTAGGACTTAAGTACGAGGCAGCTGTAGAATTAATAAGAGA CAAACGAAGAGGTGCTATTAATGCCAAACAACTATCATACCTAGAAAAGTATAAGCCCAAGTCACGATTAAAGCACAAAAATGGTCACAAGAACTCGTGCTGCGTGCAATAA
- the LOC131210838 gene encoding dTTP/UTP pyrophosphatase, which produces MLKPILNRIGTKRVVLASGSPRRQELIYNLGLTAVTLCPSTFEENLNPAEYSFDEYVAMTAYGKVREVYERLSKDEGTKPDVVIGADTMVTMDGQMYGKPKTPERAFEVLKKLMGKTHIVYTGVVIKHHEKEVKFTESCLVHFGKATDEQIKAYVDTGEPLDKAGGYGIQGLGGNFVEKIEGDYFTVVGLPMYRLSVELCKLFGYEVE; this is translated from the exons ATGCTCAAACCAATCTTAAACCGAATCGGAACAAAACGTGTTGTACTTGCCAGTGGCTCACCACGGCGACAAGAACTGATTTATAATTTG GGATTAACCGCTGTTACGCTGTGTCCATCGACGTTTGAAGAGAATTTAAACCCCGCTGAATACTCCTTCGATGAATATGTTGCCATGACTGCGTACGGCAAAGTACGCGAAGTGTACGAACGGCtttcgaaggacgaaggaacAAAACCGGATGTCGTTATTGGTGCAGACACTATGGTTACGATGGACGGGCAGATGtatggaaaaccaaaaactccCGAGCGTGCATTTGAAGTTCTGAAAAA GTTGATGGGAAAAACGCACATAGTCTACACGGGCGTAGTAATTAAGCATCACGAGAAAGAGGTCAAATTTACCGAATCTTGTCTAGTACATTTTGGAAAGGCGACCGACGAGCAGATCAAGGCCTACGTTGATACAGGAGAGCCGTT AGACAAAGCTGGCGGCTACGGCATACAGGGTTTGGGAGGAAACTTTGTGGAGAAAATTGAAGGAGACTACTTCACTGTCGTTGGCCTACCGATGTACCGGTTGTCGGTGGAACTGTGCAAATTATTCGGCTACGAAGTGGAGTGA
- the LOC131212593 gene encoding PRL-1 phosphatase isoform X2, protein MTTLIMRQKDIRPAPARIEFKGMKFLITDRPSDVNILPYIAELKKHNVSVVVRVCEPSYKIEELANQGITVRDLAFEDGTFPPNEIVVEWFEILKQKFQEDPEACVAVHCVAGLGRAPVLVALALIELGLKYEAAVELIRDKRRGAINAKQLSYLEKYKPKSRLKHKNGHKNSCCVQ, encoded by the exons ATGACAACCCTCATCATGCGTCAGAAGGACATCAGACCAGCACCGGCTCGGATTGAGTTTAAGGGAATGAAATTCCTGATTACCGATCGGCCATCTGACGTTAATATTCTTCCTTACATTGCT GAACTGAAGAAACATAACGTGTCGGTAGTGGTTCGCGTCTGCGAGCCAAGTTATAAGATCGAGGAGCTGGCCAATCAAGGCATTACCGTGCGAGACTTAGCATTTGAGGACGGCACCTTCCCACCGAATGAGATCGTGGTGGAATGGTTCGAAATTCTGAAGCAAAA GTTTCAAGAGGATCCGGAGGCATGCGTTGCGGTACATTGTGTGGCAGGTCTCGGTCGGGCACCGGTTCTGGTGGCACTAGCTTTGATTGAATTAGGACTTAAGTACGAGGCAGCTGTAGAATTAATAAGAGA CAAACGAAGAGGTGCTATTAATGCCAAACAACTATCATACCTAGAAAAGTATAAGCCCAAGTCACGATTAAAGCACAAAAATGGTCACAAGAACTCGTGCTGCGTGCAATAA
- the LOC131207674 gene encoding uncharacterized protein LOC131207674 produces MGHGAHRIGNQTFRRESNGRPKTQGRTARESCRGSMADYDGIVTDAVPMARFAVDKMTAYAKQNGSDEASGPLNFEAASIPVEVVEIVEFRTQLPALGRGDSLLFGTSSNGAEIRETHRIIGNPTASLSFQEHSGHKPSPADTAFHLRVGFTCPSR; encoded by the exons ATGGGACACGGAGCCCACCGAATCGGCAACCAAACCTTTCGGAGGGAATCGAACGGTCGGCCAAAGACTCAAGGCCGCACCGCAAGAGAAAGCTGCCGCGGCTCGATGGCCGATTACGATGGAATTGTCACCGACGCGGTTCCGATGGCAAGATTCGCGGTCGACAAGATGACCGCGTATGCCAAACAGAACGGATCGGATGAGGCAAGTGGACCATTAAATTTTGAGGCTGCCTCGATTCCGGTCGAAGTGGTGGAAATCGTTGAATTTCGGACACAGCTCCCGGCTCTGGGGCGAGGTGACAGTTTGCTCTTTGGAACCAG CTCAAATGGTGCCGAAATCAGGGAGACTCATCGGATCATCGGGAACCCCACCGCAAGCTTATCGTTCCAAGAACACTCGGGCCATAAACCGTCACCCGCGGACACTGCATTCCATTTGCGAGTTGGTTTTACCTGTCCTTCGCGATGA